One window of the Paenibacillus beijingensis genome contains the following:
- a CDS encoding SDR family oxidoreductase, giving the protein MILVTGATGTVGRHVVRELQMAGHDVRALSRNPEKANFPEGVQAAAGDLMKTDTLPRALDGVDKVFWILPLAADFNFPRIARQHGVRHIVLLSASAVEVGADNAIARIHLQAEQAVRESGAAWTFLRPGAFMTNAFQWAPSIRSDGVVRIPFGDISAPAVDSRDIAAVAAKALSSDGHEGKTYTLTGPESITARDQVRILGDAMGRNLGFETIPSDIARDHMLRHMPVHIVEALFDLNRHAGAFANVLPTVEEVTGRTPLSFKQWAIDHIDSFR; this is encoded by the coding sequence ATGATTCTGGTAACAGGCGCAACAGGTACGGTAGGACGTCACGTTGTCCGGGAGCTGCAGATGGCCGGCCATGACGTGCGGGCATTGAGCCGCAATCCGGAGAAGGCGAATTTTCCGGAAGGCGTGCAGGCGGCAGCCGGAGACTTGATGAAGACGGACACGCTGCCCAGAGCTCTGGACGGGGTGGACAAAGTGTTCTGGATATTGCCCCTCGCCGCGGACTTCAACTTCCCGCGGATCGCCCGGCAGCACGGGGTTCGGCATATCGTGCTGCTCTCGGCGTCGGCGGTTGAAGTCGGCGCAGATAATGCCATTGCGCGAATCCACTTGCAAGCGGAGCAGGCTGTCCGGGAATCGGGCGCCGCCTGGACATTTCTTCGTCCCGGCGCCTTCATGACCAATGCGTTCCAGTGGGCGCCTTCGATCCGGTCCGACGGAGTTGTCAGGATCCCGTTCGGCGACATCAGCGCGCCTGCCGTCGATTCGCGGGACATTGCCGCCGTTGCCGCAAAGGCGCTCAGCTCGGACGGGCATGAAGGGAAGACATACACCTTAACCGGACCGGAATCGATTACCGCCAGAGATCAGGTACGCATCCTTGGAGACGCAATGGGCCGCAATCTCGGTTTTGAAACGATCCCAAGCGACATCGCCCGCGATCATATGCTTCGGCATATGCCCGTGCATATTGTCGAGGCTCTCTTTGATCTGAACAGGCATGCCGGGGCTTTTGCTAACGTGCTTCCTACGGTGGAAGAAGTAACCGGCCGAACTCCTCTCTCCTTCAAGCAATGGGCGATCGATCATATCGACTCTTTTCGGTAA
- a CDS encoding DUF6220 domain-containing protein — protein MADQLKNNARHADAGLSSGAGWAVPAMKWMARTFALFIAAQVFLAGLAMFVDSDWTAHANFARFFIIIPILMMLVSFIARLPVSYRVKSIQLLVMVILMFVTADLSSVIGFLSALHPVLSLAMFWITLAIARQAAAQTTK, from the coding sequence ATGGCCGATCAATTGAAAAACAATGCGCGCCACGCGGACGCAGGCCTGTCTTCAGGCGCTGGCTGGGCGGTGCCCGCCATGAAGTGGATGGCGCGAACTTTTGCATTGTTCATCGCGGCACAGGTGTTTTTGGCCGGTCTGGCTATGTTCGTGGATTCGGATTGGACGGCTCATGCGAACTTTGCCCGCTTTTTTATTATTATTCCGATCCTGATGATGCTGGTGTCGTTCATCGCGCGGCTGCCGGTCAGCTATCGGGTGAAGAGCATCCAACTGCTCGTCATGGTCATCCTGATGTTCGTCACCGCCGATCTATCTTCGGTTATCGGATTTTTGTCCGCCCTTCACCCGGTCCTATCGCTGGCCATGTTTTGGATTACGTTGGCGATCGCGCGGCAGGCAGCTGCTCAAACAACAAAATAA
- a CDS encoding NAD(P)-dependent oxidoreductase codes for MNIVIFGANGPTGRLLTKQAVAEGHTVTAVTRRPETFPLRHDRLQVMGGDVFDLSSVEQAVAGKDAVLSTLGVPFSRKTITVYSEGIANIMRAMNEHGVRRLVCVTSSAVEPHYDPEGGFVFEKIVQPAITRTIGRTLYDDMRRMETLVKNSNLDWTIVRPSGLFETPTVTRYQVHEGHIKGRFTSRTDLADCMLQQLTHDKYLHKVAAVATVAVQPSMFKLIMKEAFQRRPS; via the coding sequence ATGAATATCGTCATTTTTGGAGCTAACGGTCCGACAGGACGACTCTTGACGAAACAAGCGGTTGCTGAAGGTCATACGGTGACGGCAGTCACCCGCCGCCCGGAGACATTCCCGCTTCGACACGACCGTTTGCAGGTGATGGGCGGAGATGTGTTCGACCTCTCGTCTGTTGAACAAGCGGTCGCCGGAAAGGATGCCGTTCTCTCTACCCTCGGTGTCCCCTTTAGCCGCAAAACGATTACCGTCTATTCGGAAGGCATTGCTAATATTATGCGGGCCATGAACGAACACGGCGTTCGTCGCCTCGTCTGTGTGACCTCGAGCGCTGTCGAACCTCACTATGATCCGGAGGGCGGATTTGTTTTTGAGAAAATTGTACAGCCGGCGATCACGCGCACCATTGGGCGGACGCTGTATGATGATATGCGGCGGATGGAAACGCTGGTGAAGAACAGCAACCTTGACTGGACGATTGTCCGGCCCTCCGGTCTCTTTGAGACGCCGACCGTCACTCGCTATCAAGTCCATGAAGGGCACATAAAAGGAAGATTTACCTCAAGAACCGATCTGGCGGACTGTATGCTTCAGCAACTCACCCATGACAAGTATTTGCACAAGGTTGCGGCGGTGGCAACGGTCGCGGTGCAGCCCAGCATGTTTAAGCTCATTATGAAAGAGGCGTTCCAGCGACGGCCTAGCTAG
- a CDS encoding stalk domain-containing protein: protein MKTIRISIVAAFVLMCLPLLQTSVFAADAKSPVMVGIAAGYGHAIGLWSDGSVAGWGFNKSGQVGDGTKIDQYVPKKLPGLPPIIQVAASGGQSFALDRDGKVWAWGLTYTTSNFEATGQYYTTTLPHRLDGITDAVSIHSGGSLGAAILKSGQIDLWYPFYDPNTNESSHRYLSLEGMGPAKSAAISGSDVFVLKQDGTVRMVNVYNEFAGRFRLESELRIKQILPMTDIKAIAAAGNDVFMLQGNGTAMRYNTLTKKLANVHGLDRIYDIKTASNQLIALKNNGTVWLWKYNELPLKSPVKIEGLSHIASIAGSSSQLHFAIQKNGTAFAWGSGYYGSMGTGTGDNADDFNTPKKIAQPLTWVINGEEISFSASSSIHEGKLYVPYNSVWEPLGISVTLGQTKPDNNYRIFSIWTLAYRGKTIVFKDGDPAVMYVNGKQSGIHAELRHLSNSTQFPLELICGQFGIRYKWEPSTGIVTLESMKQN, encoded by the coding sequence TTGAAGACGATCAGAATTTCAATTGTTGCGGCATTCGTTCTCATGTGTCTTCCACTTCTTCAAACAAGCGTATTCGCGGCGGATGCAAAATCCCCTGTCATGGTCGGCATAGCCGCCGGGTATGGGCACGCGATCGGATTATGGAGCGACGGATCGGTTGCCGGTTGGGGCTTCAATAAATCCGGACAAGTCGGAGACGGCACAAAAATCGATCAATATGTGCCCAAGAAGCTGCCGGGTTTGCCTCCGATCATTCAAGTAGCTGCAAGCGGCGGCCAATCCTTTGCGTTGGATCGGGACGGAAAAGTATGGGCTTGGGGATTAACATATACGACAAGCAACTTTGAAGCGACAGGGCAGTATTACACCACGACGCTTCCGCATCGGCTCGATGGAATAACCGACGCGGTGTCGATTCACTCCGGCGGCAGTTTAGGCGCAGCGATTTTGAAGAGCGGTCAGATTGATCTGTGGTATCCGTTCTACGACCCGAATACGAATGAATCCTCTCATCGCTATTTATCTCTCGAAGGCATGGGACCCGCGAAATCGGCAGCCATCAGCGGAAGCGATGTATTTGTTTTGAAACAGGACGGCACGGTTCGTATGGTTAATGTGTACAACGAATTCGCCGGCCGCTTTCGGTTGGAAAGTGAACTGAGGATCAAGCAGATTTTGCCGATGACAGATATTAAGGCGATAGCGGCAGCCGGCAATGACGTTTTTATGTTACAGGGAAATGGAACCGCGATGCGCTATAATACGTTAACGAAAAAGCTCGCGAACGTGCATGGTCTGGATCGCATTTACGACATTAAGACGGCAAGCAACCAACTGATTGCGCTGAAAAATAATGGAACGGTGTGGCTGTGGAAGTATAACGAATTGCCGCTCAAGAGTCCCGTTAAGATTGAAGGCTTGTCACATATTGCATCGATCGCCGGCAGTTCCAGTCAGCTGCACTTTGCCATTCAGAAGAACGGAACAGCGTTTGCGTGGGGAAGTGGTTATTACGGCAGCATGGGGACAGGAACAGGTGACAACGCAGATGATTTTAACACCCCTAAAAAGATAGCCCAGCCTCTAACGTGGGTAATAAACGGCGAAGAGATCAGCTTTTCGGCTTCATCATCCATTCACGAAGGCAAGCTGTACGTACCTTACAACAGCGTGTGGGAGCCGCTTGGTATTAGCGTCACTTTAGGGCAGACAAAGCCCGATAACAATTATCGTATATTTTCGATTTGGACGTTGGCTTATCGTGGAAAGACGATTGTGTTTAAAGATGGGGATCCGGCTGTTATGTACGTTAACGGCAAACAAAGCGGCATTCATGCGGAACTCCGTCATCTATCGAACTCAACCCAATTCCCTCTTGAATTGATTTGCGGGCAATTTGGAATCAGGTACAAATGGGAACCATCAACCGGGATCGTTACACTGGAGAGCATGAAACAGAACTGA
- a CDS encoding glycoside hydrolase family 32 protein, producing the protein MKKRTKISISLLIGLFFFIIFFSTVPLFHSQKTRTETETESAQDGYRAAYHFTVPDKWMNDPQRPIYLDGKYHYYYLYNKDYPDGNGTEWRHATSSDLIHWTDEGVAIPKYTTPNGDPWSGSAVVDHENTAGFGYGAVIAIVTQPSTDGGKQKQYMWYSTDQGKTFQFYNSNPIMENWGTDFRDPKIIWDHEAKKWVMTLAEGQKVGFYESNDLKSWRYMSGFMTHDIGLIECPDLYVLRADDGSYKWILGVSANGKAKGKPNTYAYWTGHFDGQQFKADDGEPQWLDYGFDWYAGVTFEEGPSDDKFGRRYAIAWMNNWDYAHNTPALSDGFNGTNSIVRSIELKRKGNGYSLVSQPTENLDKLIKHTDTINKLEVTDDTTLDIKGDTYQLEADVSWDQIKNVGIRLRESKDKTRHIDLGIFVAGHVSYLNRTFTANPDHSKRFQESKAPFDKDKKYAHLKVLVDKTTVEVFIDDGQAAFSSEVFPNLDDKGITLFAEGGTATFENIQVKHFNSIY; encoded by the coding sequence GTGAAAAAGCGAACAAAAATATCAATATCATTATTAATCGGTTTATTTTTTTTCATCATTTTCTTTTCAACCGTTCCGTTGTTTCACTCTCAGAAAACCAGAACTGAAACCGAAACGGAAAGCGCTCAAGACGGCTATCGAGCCGCGTATCATTTTACCGTACCGGATAAATGGATGAATGACCCTCAGCGCCCGATTTATTTGGATGGAAAATATCATTACTATTATCTTTACAATAAAGATTACCCGGATGGAAATGGTACGGAATGGAGGCACGCGACTTCATCCGACCTGATTCATTGGACAGATGAAGGTGTGGCAATACCGAAATACACCACCCCAAATGGCGACCCTTGGTCGGGATCGGCAGTCGTCGATCATGAAAATACGGCCGGTTTTGGTTATGGCGCCGTAATTGCAATCGTGACGCAGCCTTCTACCGATGGAGGAAAACAGAAGCAGTACATGTGGTACAGTACCGACCAGGGAAAAACATTTCAATTTTACAATAGTAACCCTATTATGGAAAATTGGGGAACAGATTTTAGAGACCCTAAAATAATTTGGGATCATGAAGCGAAAAAATGGGTCATGACTCTTGCCGAAGGGCAAAAAGTCGGATTTTATGAATCAAACGATTTAAAAAGCTGGCGGTATATGAGCGGATTCATGACCCATGACATCGGCCTGATTGAATGCCCCGATCTTTATGTTTTGCGGGCCGATGACGGTTCGTACAAGTGGATATTAGGAGTTAGCGCAAACGGTAAAGCCAAGGGTAAACCGAATACGTATGCCTATTGGACAGGTCACTTCGATGGACAACAGTTCAAAGCCGATGATGGGGAGCCGCAATGGCTGGATTACGGATTTGACTGGTACGCAGGCGTAACATTCGAAGAGGGTCCGAGCGACGATAAATTCGGCCGGCGCTATGCGATTGCCTGGATGAACAACTGGGATTACGCCCACAATACGCCAGCATTATCGGACGGTTTTAACGGTACAAATTCCATTGTGCGCAGCATTGAATTAAAAAGGAAAGGAAATGGATACAGTCTTGTTTCTCAGCCAACGGAAAACTTGGATAAGTTGATCAAACATACCGACACGATAAACAAATTAGAGGTTACAGACGATACCACCCTCGATATTAAAGGCGATACCTATCAATTAGAGGCCGATGTCTCATGGGATCAAATTAAAAATGTCGGGATCCGGTTAAGAGAGTCAAAGGATAAAACAAGACATATCGATCTTGGTATTTTTGTTGCAGGACATGTTTCTTATCTGAATCGGACATTCACTGCAAATCCTGATCATTCAAAACGTTTTCAAGAGAGTAAAGCGCCGTTTGACAAGGATAAAAAATACGCTCATCTAAAAGTGCTTGTCGACAAAACGACGGTAGAGGTATTTATTGATGATGGACAAGCAGCCTTCTCCAGTGAAGTATTCCCAAACTTGGATGATAAAGGGATTACGCTATTCGCAGAAGGTGGAACGGCAACATTTGAGAATATTCAAGTAAAACATTTCAATTCGATTTATTAG